The proteins below come from a single Petrotoga sp. 9PW.55.5.1 genomic window:
- the hydE gene encoding [FeFe] hydrogenase H-cluster radical SAM maturase HydE has product MKPQIRNELEKILKDYSSHSSEIKDVLNYFLEHETLEKEHIIKILKLKKDDKERKIVFTFANSVRKLYTGDYINIKGVIEFSNYCKKNCFYCGLRAKNSSIRRYRMSPTEIINVAKQAADYGLDTIILQSGEDDSYSEDDLIFIISEIRKNTKLPVSVSIGERSFSAYRKFRKAGAVRVLLKHETINKTLFRKIHPDKNYENRIELLRYMNTLGYVTGSGNIIGLPGQTLDDIADDILFMRDEKIKMIGMGPFIPAHNTPLEKFPSGSGELTLNAYAATRLCIPKAQMPTTTALGTISEDLQYQGFFAGCNVIMVNITPDKYRENYNIYDNKIKVEYFYSYNKLRELGFSPSKITQKKLKEML; this is encoded by the coding sequence TTGAAACCTCAAATTAGAAACGAATTAGAAAAAATTTTAAAAGATTATTCATCACATAGTTCAGAAATAAAAGATGTTCTAAACTATTTCTTAGAACATGAAACGTTAGAAAAAGAGCACATAATTAAAATTCTAAAATTAAAAAAAGATGATAAAGAAAGAAAGATCGTTTTTACTTTTGCTAATTCCGTTAGAAAATTATACACAGGAGATTATATAAATATTAAAGGAGTAATAGAGTTTTCTAATTACTGTAAAAAGAATTGTTTTTACTGTGGATTAAGAGCCAAGAATTCATCTATTAGGCGCTACAGAATGTCTCCTACAGAGATAATAAACGTGGCAAAACAAGCAGCAGATTACGGATTGGACACGATTATACTCCAAAGTGGAGAAGACGATAGTTATTCTGAAGATGATTTAATATTTATTATCAGTGAAATAAGAAAAAACACTAAGTTGCCTGTTTCTGTATCTATCGGAGAAAGAAGTTTTTCTGCTTATAGAAAATTTCGAAAAGCTGGGGCGGTAAGAGTTTTACTAAAACATGAAACCATAAATAAAACTCTTTTTAGAAAAATACATCCCGACAAAAACTATGAAAATAGGATTGAATTACTAAGATATATGAACACCTTAGGTTACGTAACAGGCTCAGGAAACATCATAGGACTACCCGGACAAACCTTAGATGATATTGCCGATGATATCCTATTTATGAGAGATGAAAAGATAAAGATGATTGGAATGGGGCCTTTTATTCCTGCTCATAATACACCATTAGAAAAATTTCCATCCGGTAGTGGAGAATTAACTTTAAACGCTTATGCTGCAACTCGTCTTTGTATTCCAAAAGCACAAATGCCTACAACAACAGCTTTAGGAACGATTTCAGAAGACCTTCAATATCAAGGATTTTTTGCAGGATGTAACGTCATTATGGTTAATATAACTCCCGATAAATACAGAGAAAACTATAATATTTATGATAACAAAATAAAAGTCGAATATTTCTATTCTTACAATAAATTAAGAGAATTGGGATTTTCCCCTTCTAAAATCACTCAAAAAAAGTTAAAGGAGATGTTATAA
- the hydG gene encoding [FeFe] hydrogenase H-cluster radical SAM maturase HydG yields the protein MFYVKDHSSQKSFIKEEKIFELLEETKAPDKTKVEEIIQKSLSKQRLDPQEVATLLNVEDEETMEKIFEGARTLKQNIYGNRIVFFAPLYIGNKCINNCTYCGFRSSNTEIYRNTLTFEQLEKEVKALEDKGHKRLILVYGEHPDYNADFITKTVETVYKTKNKNGEIRRVNINAAPQTIDDYKKIKEVGIGTFQIFQETYNYDMYKKMHPKGPKSSYIWRLYGLDRAIKAGIDDVGIGALFGLYDYKFEVMGLLYHTIHFEERFGFGPHTISFPRIEPALNTPISEQPPYLVNYNEFKKIVAILRLAVPYTGLILTAREPVAIRNEVLQLGVSQIDAGSNIGVGAYSTEDKEAYKKSQFTLGDQRSLDSVINELSKEGYLPSFCTACYRMGRTGEHFMEFSIPGFVKRFCTPNAILTSLEYALDYAPEQTRHSIENRINEEVENMKDGILKQKLIEKIKLVKTGKRDVYF from the coding sequence ATGTTTTATGTTAAAGATCACAGTTCTCAAAAATCATTTATTAAAGAAGAAAAAATATTTGAATTATTAGAAGAAACTAAAGCTCCAGACAAAACTAAGGTTGAAGAAATTATTCAAAAATCCTTATCAAAACAAAGATTAGATCCTCAAGAGGTAGCAACGCTTTTAAATGTGGAAGATGAAGAAACAATGGAAAAGATTTTTGAAGGGGCAAGAACATTAAAACAAAACATCTACGGAAATAGAATCGTTTTCTTCGCCCCACTTTATATTGGAAATAAATGTATCAATAATTGTACTTATTGTGGATTTAGATCTAGCAATACAGAAATTTATAGAAACACTTTAACTTTCGAACAGCTAGAAAAAGAAGTAAAAGCACTTGAAGATAAAGGTCATAAAAGATTAATTTTAGTCTATGGAGAACACCCTGACTACAATGCTGATTTTATTACAAAAACGGTAGAGACTGTTTATAAAACCAAAAATAAAAATGGAGAGATAAGAAGGGTAAACATTAACGCAGCACCTCAAACTATTGATGATTATAAAAAAATAAAAGAAGTAGGAATTGGAACCTTCCAAATTTTTCAAGAAACTTATAATTATGATATGTATAAAAAAATGCATCCAAAAGGTCCTAAATCTAGTTATATTTGGCGTTTGTATGGTCTAGATAGGGCCATAAAAGCAGGAATTGATGATGTGGGGATAGGAGCTTTATTTGGTTTGTATGATTATAAATTTGAAGTTATGGGATTACTATACCATACCATTCATTTTGAAGAAAGATTTGGATTCGGACCACATACTATCTCTTTTCCAAGAATTGAACCGGCATTAAATACTCCGATCTCTGAGCAACCACCTTATTTAGTAAACTACAATGAATTCAAAAAAATAGTAGCAATATTAAGATTAGCTGTTCCTTATACAGGTCTTATATTGACTGCTAGAGAACCTGTTGCAATAAGAAATGAAGTTTTACAATTGGGAGTTTCTCAAATTGATGCAGGTTCTAATATCGGAGTAGGGGCATATTCAACAGAAGATAAAGAAGCTTACAAAAAAAGTCAATTTACTCTAGGGGATCAAAGAAGTTTAGATTCAGTGATTAATGAATTATCCAAAGAAGGCTATCTTCCTTCATTCTGTACAGCTTGTTATAGAATGGGAAGAACGGGTGAACATTTTATGGAATTTTCTATTCCTGGTTTTGTAAAAAGATTTTGCACTCCAAATGCTATATTAACTTCTTTAGAATATGCATTAGATTATGCACCCGAGCAAACTCGCCATTCTATCGAAAATAGAATAAACGAAGAAGTTGAAAATATGAAAGATGGAATTTTAAAACAAAAGCTGATTGAGAAAATAAAATTGGTAAAAACCGGTAAAAGAGACGTTTATTTTTAA
- a CDS encoding TM1266 family iron-only hydrogenase system putative regulator has product MEKRLTMISIAVKNRDKTYNVVNELLHKFADNILLRVGYPRQDKNLSIIFLVFEGTSDELGSLNGKLGQIPGLKVKSHTI; this is encoded by the coding sequence TTGGAAAAAAGACTAACGATGATTTCAATTGCCGTAAAAAACAGAGATAAAACCTATAATGTAGTAAATGAGCTTTTACACAAATTCGCTGATAATATTCTTTTGCGTGTAGGGTACCCAAGGCAAGATAAAAATTTATCGATTATTTTTTTGGTTTTTGAAGGTACCTCTGACGAATTAGGCTCTCTCAATGGGAAATTAGGACAAATCCCTGGTTTAAAAGTAAAATCTCACACAATTTAA